One Lepus europaeus isolate LE1 chromosome 7, mLepTim1.pri, whole genome shotgun sequence DNA segment encodes these proteins:
- the LOC133763769 gene encoding olfactory receptor 6B9-like has translation MIQDEKGIDIGERRCSFLGSLDVHASQGSTHQISPEPEQMECKDKWTMLCQLKKYSGFKSYKINLPLYLIRVPVFEPEPDTFAVTWKHWPAKRVQYIQEFLAILEMNITLVSEFFLVGFPSAQWLQNLLFFLFLVVYLLVIFENFIIMLTVWITGSLHKPMYYFLSSMSFLEVWYVSVTVPKMLDGFLLQRRHISFTGCMTQLYFFISLACTECVLLAAMAYDRYVAICHPLRYPVIMTTGYCVQLVAFSYTTGFMVSVFKVYFISHVSFCGSNVMNHFFCDISPILKLACKDMSTAELVDFALAIVILIFPLTTTVLSYVYIVSTILRIPSTQGRKKTFSTCASHLTVVIIYYTAMIFMYVRPRAIASFNSNKLISAVYAVLTPMLNPFIYCLRNQEVKNAIKKTLGGGQCLPLI, from the exons ATGATCCAGGATGAAAAAGGGATTGACATAGGTGAACGAAGATGCAGCTTCCTAGGTTCCCTGGATGTACACGCAAGCCAAGGCAGTACACACCAAATTTCCCCAGAGCCAGAACAGATGGAAT GCAAGGACAAGTGGACCATG TTGTGTCAGCTCAAAAAGTATTCTGGCTTCAAGTCTTACAAGATCAACCTGCCTTTGTACCTCATTCGTGTGCCTGTCTTTGAACCAGAACCTGATACTTTTGCTGTTACTTGGAAACACTGGCCCGCCAA AAGAGTTCAGTACATACAAGAGTTTTTAGCCATCCTGGAGATGAACATCACCCTGGTCAGTGAGTTCTTTCTGGTGGGCTTTCCTAGTGCCCAATGGCTGCAGAAcctgctcttcttcctcttcctagtGGTCTATCTGTTAGTGATATTCGAGAATTTTATCATCATGCTCACTGTTTGGATCACTGGCTCCCTCCATAAGCCCATGTACTATTTCCTGAGCAGCATGTCTTTCCTGGAGGTCTGGTATGTCTCCGTTACTGTCCCAAAGATGCTGGATGGATTCCTCCTGCAGAGACGGCACATCTCCTTCACAGGCTGCATGACCCAACTCTACTTCTTCATCTCACTTGCCTGCACAGAGTGCGTGCTCTTGGCAGccatggcctatgaccgctatgtggccatctgccACCCTCTTCGATACCCAGTCATCATGACCACGGGTTACTGTGTACAGCTAGTAGCCTTCTCCTACACGACTGGCTTCATGGTCTCTGTCTTCAAGGTCTATTTCATTTCCCATGTCAGCTTCTGTGGCTCCAATGTCATGAATCACTTTTTCTGTGATATTTCACCAATCCTCAAACTGGCATGCAAAGACATGTCCACAGCTGAGCTAGTAGACTTTGCTTTGGCAATTGTCATTCTCATCTTCCCTCTCACTACCACAGTCCTCTCCTATGTCTATATTGTCTCTACTATTTTGCGTATACCCTCCACCCAGGGAAGAAAGAAGACTTTTTCCACCTGTGCATCTCATCTCACTGTAGTCATAATTTACTATACAGCCATGATTTTCATGTATGTCCGACCCAGAGCTATTGCATCCTTTAATTCCAACAAGCTAATATCAGCTGTGTATGCAGTCCTCACACCCATGCTGAACCCTTTCATCTATTGTCTAAGAAACCAGGAAGTCAAGAATGCTATCAaaaagaccctgggaggtggccagtGCCTCCCACTTATCTGA